Proteins from a genomic interval of Calorimonas adulescens:
- the glnA gene encoding type I glutamate--ammonia ligase: MTRPKLSKEDVLKKAEELGVEFIHLQFTDIFGVMKNVSITREELEKALNDEKMFDGSSIDGFVRIEESDMYLRPDPSSFTIYPWSGESLEARLICDIYNPDGTPFEGDPRYILKRALKHAEELGYGFNVGPECEFYLFLTNEKGEATTVTHDNASYFDLAPVDLGETARQDMVKTLKQMGFEIEASHHEVGPGQHEIDFKYDDALVTADNIMTFKMVVRIVAQRNGLHATFMPKPVYGIPGSGMHTNMSLTKGGKNAFYDPDGELQLSKEAYYFIGGLMKHARAICAITNPTVNSYKRLVSGFEAPVYIAWSSRNRSPLIRVPAKRGSSTRLELRNPDPSCNPYLALAVVLEAGLDGIINKIDPPESINRNIYHMTSEELLGSNIDRLPVSLEEAIKELNSDDVIKKALSPHTVERFITAKLDEWDEYSAYVTPWELERYLTKY; encoded by the coding sequence ATGACAAGGCCAAAGTTATCGAAAGAGGATGTACTCAAGAAAGCAGAAGAACTTGGTGTGGAGTTCATACACTTGCAGTTTACCGACATTTTTGGAGTTATGAAGAATGTGTCTATAACGAGAGAAGAGTTAGAAAAGGCATTAAATGATGAGAAAATGTTTGACGGCTCGTCAATTGATGGGTTTGTGAGGATAGAGGAATCAGATATGTATTTAAGGCCGGATCCATCCAGCTTTACAATCTATCCATGGTCTGGAGAGAGCCTCGAGGCCAGGCTCATATGTGATATATATAACCCTGATGGCACACCATTTGAAGGAGATCCCAGGTATATCCTGAAAAGAGCATTGAAGCATGCAGAGGAATTGGGATATGGATTTAATGTGGGACCTGAATGTGAATTTTATCTGTTTCTGACCAATGAGAAAGGTGAAGCCACTACAGTCACCCACGACAACGCCAGCTATTTTGATCTTGCCCCTGTAGACCTGGGTGAAACGGCAAGGCAGGATATGGTAAAGACATTAAAACAGATGGGGTTTGAGATAGAGGCTTCTCATCATGAGGTTGGGCCAGGCCAGCATGAGATAGACTTCAAGTATGATGATGCACTTGTAACGGCTGACAATATTATGACCTTCAAAATGGTAGTAAGGATAGTGGCACAGAGAAATGGCCTTCATGCTACATTTATGCCAAAACCTGTATACGGAATACCAGGATCTGGTATGCATACCAATATGTCCCTTACAAAAGGTGGGAAAAACGCATTTTATGACCCTGACGGGGAACTGCAATTGAGTAAAGAAGCATATTATTTTATAGGTGGATTGATGAAACATGCCAGAGCCATATGTGCTATAACAAATCCTACAGTAAATTCTTACAAGAGGCTGGTATCGGGGTTTGAGGCCCCGGTGTATATAGCGTGGTCATCGAGAAACAGAAGTCCATTGATCAGAGTACCCGCAAAGAGAGGTTCTTCCACAAGGCTTGAACTTAGAAACCCTGATCCATCGTGTAACCCATATCTGGCACTGGCTGTGGTACTGGAGGCTGGATTAGACGGTATAATCAATAAAATAGATCCGCCAGAGTCAATAAATAGAAACATATACCACATGACATCAGAAGAATTGTTAGGTTCCAATATAGACAGATTGCCAGTGTCTCTGGAAGAGGCAATAAAAGAGCTTAATTCTGACGATGTTATAAAAAAAGCCTTAAGTCCGCATACTGTTGAGAGGTTTATAACGGCAAAGCTGGACGAATGGGACGAATACAGTGCTTACGTAACACCATGGGAGCTTGAAAGATACCTCACGAAGTATTAA
- the trxA gene encoding thioredoxin, with amino-acid sequence MGGPITVSDKDFEEMVLKSDKVVLVDFWAAWCGPCRMMAPVLDEISEENDDFIVAKLNVDENPATASAYRIMSIPTMGIFKNGQMVDKIVGVTPKQTVLNKVKAYI; translated from the coding sequence ATGGGTGGTCCTATAACAGTGAGTGATAAGGATTTTGAAGAAATGGTATTGAAATCAGATAAAGTTGTGCTTGTTGATTTCTGGGCTGCATGGTGTGGCCCGTGCAGGATGATGGCACCGGTGCTTGATGAGATTTCTGAAGAAAATGATGACTTTATAGTTGCAAAACTTAATGTAGATGAAAATCCGGCTACTGCATCGGCTTACAGAATAATGAGTATCCCAACTATGGGTATATTTAAAAACGGTCAGATGGTGGATAAGATTGTTGGTGTTACTCCTAAACAGACTGTTTTAAATAAGGTGAAGGCGTATATTTAA
- a CDS encoding metal-sensitive transcriptional regulator, which yields MITEETKKDIINRLRTVQGHIGGIEKMIDEGKSCDDILLQIAAVKSSIEKIGYFLLQEHAVECIIKDDKDKVMIDDVKKLIDSVIKFTR from the coding sequence ATGATTACAGAAGAGACGAAAAAAGACATAATAAACAGGTTGCGTACTGTTCAAGGGCATATTGGTGGTATAGAAAAAATGATAGACGAAGGGAAGAGTTGTGACGATATACTTTTGCAGATTGCTGCTGTGAAATCTTCTATTGAAAAGATTGGTTACTTTCTGCTTCAGGAACATGCTGTAGAATGCATAATTAAGGACGATAAGGATAAAGTAATGATAGACGATGTAAAAAAACTGATTGATTCAGTCATTAAGTTTACCAGGTGA
- a CDS encoding DUF1540 domain-containing protein has protein sequence MANVQVRCSVNNCHYWAQNNYCSANQILVTSDSVSNRYGDNFDAPSLQNTLSTPVQMGMETCCKTFVPKNSGTHNMDNVKRQ, from the coding sequence ATGGCAAATGTTCAGGTAAGATGCAGCGTAAATAACTGCCACTATTGGGCACAGAACAACTACTGCTCGGCCAATCAAATCCTTGTAACATCAGATAGTGTAAGCAACAGGTATGGGGATAACTTTGATGCCCCATCTTTACAAAATACCCTTTCTACCCCTGTCCAGATGGGGATGGAAACATGCTGTAAGACATTTGTACCAAAAAATTCTGGTACCCACAATATGGACAATGTTAAACGGCAGTAA
- a CDS encoding O-acetyl-ADP-ribose deacetylase, whose product MKGNISFVKGDITLQDTDAIVNAANSSLLGGGGVDGAIHKAAGPALDEECRRIGYCPTGQAVITTGGNLKAKYVIHTVGPIWHGGTRNEPELLASCYRNSLKLAEEKDIKTIAFPSISTGAYGYPIEQAAHIAVKTVSDYLKTSNTIKEVRFVLFSKRDYDVYVEAYKELQ is encoded by the coding sequence ATGAAAGGCAACATAAGCTTTGTAAAGGGTGATATAACCCTGCAGGATACAGATGCAATTGTAAATGCGGCTAACTCTAGTCTACTTGGAGGCGGCGGTGTGGATGGGGCCATTCACAAAGCGGCAGGACCAGCACTGGACGAAGAGTGCAGAAGGATTGGATACTGCCCAACTGGCCAGGCCGTAATAACCACCGGAGGCAATCTCAAAGCAAAATACGTTATCCATACTGTTGGTCCAATCTGGCATGGAGGCACACGCAACGAGCCCGAACTATTGGCTTCGTGTTATAGAAACAGCCTCAAACTAGCAGAGGAAAAAGACATAAAGACAATAGCATTCCCATCAATAAGCACCGGGGCGTACGGTTACCCTATAGAACAGGCTGCTCATATTGCAGTAAAAACTGTATCAGATTACCTCAAAACAAGCAACACCATAAAGGAAGTAAGATTTGTACTTTTTTCTAAAAGAGACTATGATGTGTATGTAGAAGCATACAAGGAATTACAATAA
- the deoD gene encoding purine-nucleoside phosphorylase: protein MSIHIGARENDIAKTVLLPGDPMRARYIAENFLENAICYNEVRGMYGFTGIYKGKRVSVQGTGMGIPSISIYVNELITQYGVKNLIRVGTCGSMQEGLNIRDIVLAMSSSTDSAINKLRFNGMDYAPTASFRLLKKAYDIACEKGLNVKVGNVLSSDTFYGDDPDAWRLWAKFGVLAVEMETAGLYTLAAKYGVDALTILTVSDSLVTGHATSSEEREKTFNDMIEIALEVAE from the coding sequence ATGAGTATTCATATTGGTGCAAGAGAAAATGATATAGCTAAGACGGTGCTGCTGCCTGGTGACCCGATGAGAGCGAGGTATATAGCGGAAAATTTTTTGGAAAATGCTATCTGCTACAATGAGGTAAGAGGTATGTATGGTTTTACAGGGATATATAAAGGTAAAAGGGTATCAGTCCAGGGTACCGGTATGGGAATACCATCCATATCTATTTATGTGAATGAACTTATAACTCAATATGGAGTAAAAAATCTCATCAGGGTAGGAACATGCGGTTCAATGCAAGAGGGATTAAACATCAGGGATATAGTCCTGGCTATGAGTTCTTCTACGGACTCGGCTATAAATAAATTGAGATTTAATGGAATGGATTATGCCCCTACAGCCAGTTTCAGGCTGCTTAAGAAGGCCTATGATATAGCCTGCGAAAAGGGCTTGAATGTTAAAGTTGGAAATGTGCTTTCATCTGATACTTTTTACGGAGATGATCCTGATGCATGGAGATTGTGGGCCAAGTTTGGAGTTCTGGCTGTGGAGATGGAGACGGCTGGGCTTTACACCTTGGCTGCTAAATATGGAGTTGATGCCCTCACCATACTTACAGTGAGTGACAGCCTGGTAACTGGGCATGCGACATCATCGGAGGAAAGAGAAAAAACTTTTAACGACATGATTGAAATTGCCTTAGAGGTGGCAGAATAA
- a CDS encoding CAP-associated domain-containing protein, protein MRRQMVFISFLLLFFIMFPFFSTTSAKENISVTVNGRLLDMPASPVMYKDRVLVPMRSVFEALGHEVIWDGKSKTISSDGIWMQIDNPEVVVNGKETVLDVPPRIVDGYTMVPVRAVSEGLGARVIWSPESNAVSILVDTTIQANSMYSVSNSDVFMAKSDSTTVLPFDVSIGDTQDKVVMNLGEPQRKDKSEYGFKWWIYNKDYSNYIQIGIDRGRVVAIYTNSTGLRWNDISYGEGRKSVEAMHGTGLDRILKGNTYYMLKNDQYITLDAGDCYATIFFDNLNNSIVTSIQLIEKSYEENIGFFGTEDDEIARAFEMEMLDLVNSVRVRDGLKPLTWNEKAHEVALYHSKDMALNNYFDHIDIQGKSPFDRMKDAGLKDFVAAGENIAAGYRDAIFAHEGWMNSEGHRKNVLNKGFEQLGVGVYFGGQMNAYYTQNFVTLR, encoded by the coding sequence TTGCGCAGACAGATGGTTTTTATTTCTTTTTTGCTTTTGTTTTTTATAATGTTTCCATTTTTTTCTACGACATCAGCAAAAGAAAATATTTCTGTTACTGTTAATGGAAGACTGTTAGATATGCCAGCAAGTCCAGTGATGTATAAAGACAGGGTGCTTGTGCCCATGAGGTCTGTTTTTGAGGCTTTGGGGCATGAGGTGATATGGGATGGAAAAAGTAAGACGATAAGCTCTGATGGGATCTGGATGCAGATAGATAATCCTGAAGTTGTCGTGAATGGTAAGGAGACAGTATTAGACGTGCCACCGCGGATTGTAGATGGTTATACTATGGTGCCGGTACGAGCTGTTAGCGAGGGGCTGGGGGCAAGAGTCATATGGAGCCCTGAGAGTAATGCTGTTTCAATTCTTGTAGATACGACGATTCAGGCAAACAGTATGTATTCTGTCAGCAATTCAGATGTATTTATGGCAAAGTCGGATTCCACTACTGTTTTGCCCTTTGATGTTAGCATAGGAGATACCCAGGATAAGGTGGTAATGAACCTGGGAGAACCACAGAGAAAGGACAAAAGTGAATATGGCTTTAAATGGTGGATATATAATAAAGATTACAGTAATTATATACAGATAGGTATTGACAGAGGAAGAGTGGTGGCCATATATACTAATTCCACGGGTTTGAGGTGGAATGATATATCATATGGTGAGGGACGTAAGAGTGTGGAGGCAATGCATGGCACAGGTCTTGATAGGATTTTAAAAGGGAATACCTACTACATGCTGAAAAATGACCAGTACATCACATTGGATGCGGGTGATTGTTATGCCACTATTTTCTTTGATAATCTCAATAACAGTATCGTCACATCCATACAGCTCATAGAGAAGTCCTATGAAGAAAATATTGGATTTTTTGGAACTGAAGATGATGAAATAGCCAGAGCCTTTGAAATGGAGATGCTGGACCTTGTAAACAGCGTGAGGGTAAGGGATGGTCTTAAACCTTTAACGTGGAATGAAAAAGCTCATGAGGTTGCGCTTTATCATTCGAAGGATATGGCTTTAAATAATTATTTTGACCATATTGACATACAGGGTAAATCCCCATTTGACAGGATGAAAGATGCTGGATTAAAGGATTTTGTTGCTGCCGGGGAAAATATTGCTGCTGGATACAGGGATGCAATATTTGCCCATGAAGGTTGGATGAACTCCGAAGGCCACAGAAAAAATGTTTTGAATAAAGGTTTTGAGCAGTTAGGAGTAGGGGTGTATTTTGGTGGTCAGATGAACGCCTATTATACCCAGAACTTTGTAACATTACGGTAA
- a CDS encoding glutamine synthetase III, producing MSQNSLSEIFGSNVFNDSVMRERLPKATYKALRKTIDEGLPLDPQVAEVVANAMKDWAIEKGATHFTHWFQPLTGITAEKHDSFISPTPEGRVIMEFSGKELIKGEPDASSFPSGGLRATFEARGYTAWDCTSPAFVKDDTLYIPTAFCSYTGEVLDLKTPLLRSMEALSKQALRILRLFGNGTAKKVITTVGPEQEYFLIDKKMYDKRKDLILTGRTLFGAKSPKGQEMEDHYLASIKERISAYMKELDEELWKVGVSAKTKHNEVAPSQHELAPVFTTTNIATDHNQLTMELMKKVALRHGLVCLLHEKPFAGVNGSGKHINWSMSTDDGQNLLDPGHTPHENAQFLVFLCAVIKAIDEYADLLRVAAATPGNDHRLGANEAPPAIISIFLGEQLTDILQQIENGGATTSKQGGVLKVGVSTLPELPKDSTDRNRTSPFAFTGNKFEFRMIGSSSTIATANYILNTIVAEELSQIADRLEKASNFNEEVQKILEEIVKNHKRVIFNGNGYSEEWVKEAERRGLPNIRSTVEAIPALIAEKNVKLMEKHGVLSRVEMESRYEVMLENYSKTINIEALTMLDIAKRQLLPAVIKFLTKLADSINSIKATGVNADVTAQSDLLVEVSSLAAMFKKNIDGLEKVVNDASELEGDSYKLASYYRDVVFVKMGEVRDIADKLETLVDKELWPLPSYSDMLFNV from the coding sequence ATGTCTCAAAATTCATTAAGTGAAATCTTTGGATCCAATGTATTTAATGATTCTGTAATGAGGGAACGGCTCCCAAAAGCAACGTATAAGGCTTTAAGGAAAACCATCGATGAAGGCCTCCCGCTCGACCCCCAGGTGGCAGAAGTGGTGGCCAACGCTATGAAAGACTGGGCCATAGAAAAAGGTGCTACACATTTTACCCACTGGTTTCAACCTCTTACAGGCATTACTGCAGAAAAGCATGACTCTTTTATCTCCCCAACTCCTGAGGGACGCGTCATTATGGAATTTTCTGGTAAAGAGCTTATCAAGGGTGAACCTGATGCTTCTTCCTTTCCATCAGGAGGACTCAGGGCTACATTTGAAGCAAGAGGTTATACAGCATGGGACTGCACATCACCTGCCTTTGTAAAAGATGATACGCTGTATATTCCTACAGCTTTTTGTTCTTATACTGGCGAAGTTCTAGACTTAAAAACTCCTTTATTAAGATCCATGGAAGCTTTATCGAAACAGGCACTAAGAATACTGCGTTTGTTTGGCAATGGCACAGCTAAAAAAGTGATCACCACAGTAGGGCCTGAGCAGGAATATTTCCTTATAGACAAGAAAATGTACGACAAAAGAAAGGATCTTATATTAACAGGTAGAACTCTTTTCGGTGCAAAATCACCTAAGGGTCAAGAAATGGAAGATCACTATCTTGCCTCAATCAAAGAAAGAATATCTGCTTATATGAAAGAACTTGATGAAGAATTGTGGAAAGTGGGTGTTTCTGCCAAAACAAAGCACAACGAAGTAGCACCATCTCAGCACGAACTGGCGCCTGTATTCACCACCACAAATATAGCCACAGATCATAATCAATTGACAATGGAACTAATGAAAAAAGTTGCCTTAAGACACGGTCTTGTATGCCTCCTTCATGAAAAGCCTTTTGCTGGAGTCAACGGTTCAGGCAAACATATAAACTGGTCTATGAGCACAGATGACGGTCAAAACCTGTTGGATCCAGGCCATACACCTCATGAAAATGCACAATTCTTAGTATTTCTGTGTGCAGTAATAAAGGCTATAGACGAGTACGCTGATCTGTTGAGGGTTGCAGCGGCAACACCTGGAAATGATCATAGACTGGGTGCAAACGAAGCTCCTCCGGCTATTATATCAATATTCTTAGGTGAACAGTTGACAGACATTTTACAACAGATTGAAAACGGTGGAGCCACTACATCCAAACAGGGTGGAGTATTAAAGGTAGGTGTTTCTACTTTACCGGAATTGCCCAAAGATTCCACTGATAGAAATAGGACCTCACCTTTTGCGTTTACAGGCAATAAATTTGAGTTCAGGATGATAGGATCTTCATCGACTATAGCCACTGCCAATTATATACTAAACACCATAGTAGCAGAAGAGTTATCACAAATTGCTGATAGGTTAGAAAAAGCTTCTAATTTCAATGAAGAGGTTCAGAAAATTTTAGAGGAAATTGTAAAAAATCACAAAAGGGTAATTTTTAATGGAAATGGATATTCAGAAGAATGGGTCAAAGAGGCAGAAAGAAGGGGGCTCCCCAACATTCGTTCTACTGTGGAGGCAATACCAGCTTTGATTGCAGAAAAAAATGTAAAACTTATGGAAAAACATGGGGTATTGAGTAGGGTTGAAATGGAATCACGATATGAAGTAATGTTGGAGAACTATTCAAAAACTATAAACATTGAAGCTTTGACAATGTTGGATATCGCAAAGCGCCAGCTATTGCCCGCAGTCATAAAATTTCTTACAAAACTGGCTGATTCCATCAACTCCATTAAAGCCACCGGTGTAAACGCAGATGTTACTGCCCAAAGCGACCTGCTTGTAGAGGTCTCATCTTTAGCAGCCATGTTTAAAAAGAACATCGATGGGTTAGAAAAAGTCGTTAACGATGCTTCTGAACTAGAGGGCGATTCATATAAATTGGCTTCATATTACAGAGATGTAGTTTTTGTAAAAATGGGTGAAGTAAGAGACATAGCCGATAAACTGGAGACCCTTGTAGATAAAGAATTATGGCCACTACCTTCTTACTCTGATATGCTATTCAACGTATAA
- the carB gene encoding carbamoyl-phosphate synthase (glutamine-hydrolyzing) large subunit, translating to MPVKDGISKVLVIGSGPIVIGQAAEFDYSGTQACKALREEGISVVLVNNNPATIMTDENMADKVYIEPLDKDTLGRIIEKEKPDGILPTLGGQTGLNLAVELKESGILDEFDVKLLGTSVDSIKKAEDRELFNELMSELNEPIAPGKIVRSVEEALEFAQQVGYPLIVRPAYTLGGTGGGIAQEEKKLVEIVSVGLKLSMVHEVLIEKSLYGWKEIEYEVMRDSNDNCITICNMENLDPVGVHTGDSIVVAPSQTLSDVEYQMLRSSSLKIIRALKIEGGCNIQFALNPHSFEYRVIEVNPRVSRSSALASKVTGYPIARIAAKIAVGLTLDEITNPVTKKTTACFEPALDYVVTKIPRWPFDKFYDADRTIGTQMKATGEVMAIDRTFEASLQKAIRSLEIKAYGLKIEESSTWSDEEIAYRLRKPNDMRLFYIAEALRRGWTIQQVHDITKIDIWFLDKIQNIVNYEEVLREKWHQRDVLKTGKQLGFSDVMIAELAGIREEDVRAKRIEYGIVPVYKTVDTCAAEFESVTPYYYSTYEQEDDVLKENRPCVLVLGSGPIRIGQGIEFDYCSVHAVWALKKAGIRAVIVNNDPETVSTDFDTADALYFEPLTLEDVMNIVDKERPVGVLVQFGGQTAINLAKGLIRNGVSILGTQQKYIDIAEDRGKFAEFLKNIDIPQSAGGYATTVKEALDIAERLGYPLIVRPSYVIGGQSMDIVRHKEELMSYVENAISVSPGLPVLIDKYIEGKEVEVDAVCDGEYTLIAGIMEHIDRAGIHSGDSFTMYPSTTLSVEEKNIIVDYTKKISRALHVKGLVNIQYVLKGGKVFVIEVNPRASRTVPILSKVTGIPMVNIAVNVSLGKTLRELGYTDGLWPEPDYWVVKAPVFSHQKLAGSDLIMGPEMKSTGEVLGIDINFAAALYKAFKGAMTSFPVNKRVFISLSDDFKKEALDFIPGLVSMGYSVIASKDTYKSLQKSGIKAQCIDVKREDGLKRVIDMIRDNVIDLVINAPTNGKDASTAGYKLRRAALQYGVPCITSMDTARAFCYVLNKMQRGVNTSYYSMSEYADIRKVTIRKEA from the coding sequence TTGATAAGGATACGCTGGGCAGGATTATTGAAAAAGAAAAACCTGATGGAATACTGCCTACACTGGGAGGTCAGACGGGGCTAAATCTCGCGGTAGAATTGAAAGAGTCTGGCATTCTGGATGAATTCGATGTGAAATTGCTGGGTACATCTGTGGATTCAATCAAAAAGGCAGAAGATCGAGAGCTTTTTAATGAGCTTATGAGTGAATTAAATGAGCCCATTGCTCCAGGCAAGATTGTACGCAGTGTTGAAGAAGCACTTGAATTTGCACAGCAAGTAGGCTATCCTCTTATAGTCAGGCCTGCTTATACGTTGGGGGGTACAGGTGGGGGAATTGCCCAAGAAGAAAAGAAGCTCGTAGAAATTGTTTCAGTTGGTTTAAAGTTGAGCATGGTGCATGAAGTGCTGATAGAAAAAAGCCTTTACGGTTGGAAAGAGATAGAATATGAAGTTATGAGGGATAGCAACGATAACTGTATTACCATATGCAACATGGAAAATCTAGACCCCGTTGGTGTACACACCGGCGACAGCATCGTGGTAGCACCCTCTCAGACATTGTCAGATGTAGAGTATCAGATGCTCAGGTCTTCCAGCTTGAAGATAATAAGGGCTCTTAAAATAGAAGGTGGTTGCAATATACAGTTTGCCTTAAATCCCCACAGTTTTGAATACCGCGTTATTGAGGTCAACCCGAGGGTCAGTCGTTCCAGTGCTTTGGCTTCAAAGGTTACAGGATATCCTATTGCCAGAATTGCTGCCAAAATAGCTGTAGGATTAACTCTGGATGAAATTACCAATCCTGTGACAAAAAAAACTACTGCGTGCTTTGAACCAGCACTGGATTACGTGGTGACAAAAATACCGCGCTGGCCTTTCGATAAGTTTTATGATGCTGACAGGACAATAGGTACGCAGATGAAGGCAACAGGGGAGGTAATGGCTATAGACAGGACTTTTGAGGCTTCACTTCAAAAAGCCATACGATCACTGGAAATAAAAGCGTATGGTCTTAAGATAGAAGAGAGTTCGACGTGGTCTGATGAGGAGATAGCTTACAGATTACGTAAACCTAATGATATGAGGTTGTTTTATATAGCTGAAGCCTTAAGACGAGGGTGGACTATTCAGCAGGTGCACGATATTACAAAGATAGATATATGGTTTCTGGATAAAATACAGAATATCGTAAATTATGAGGAAGTTCTAAGAGAGAAATGGCATCAGAGGGACGTCCTTAAAACCGGTAAGCAGTTAGGATTTTCCGATGTAATGATTGCAGAACTGGCAGGAATAAGGGAAGAAGACGTCAGGGCAAAGCGCATAGAATACGGTATAGTTCCTGTTTATAAAACAGTAGATACCTGCGCTGCGGAATTTGAGTCCGTTACTCCTTATTATTATTCCACTTATGAGCAGGAAGACGATGTATTAAAAGAGAACAGGCCTTGCGTGCTTGTGCTTGGTTCAGGCCCCATCAGGATAGGGCAGGGCATAGAGTTTGACTACTGCTCGGTTCACGCTGTTTGGGCTTTAAAAAAGGCGGGGATAAGGGCTGTTATCGTTAATAATGACCCTGAAACAGTTAGCACCGATTTTGATACGGCGGATGCATTGTATTTTGAGCCTTTAACTTTGGAAGATGTCATGAATATAGTGGATAAAGAGAGACCTGTAGGTGTTTTGGTGCAGTTTGGAGGTCAAACAGCCATTAATCTTGCCAAAGGCCTTATAAGAAACGGCGTATCCATACTGGGTACCCAACAGAAGTACATTGATATTGCAGAGGATAGAGGGAAATTTGCAGAATTTCTTAAAAACATTGATATTCCTCAATCGGCGGGAGGCTATGCCACAACCGTAAAGGAAGCACTGGACATTGCTGAAAGATTGGGTTACCCTCTGATAGTAAGGCCTTCTTACGTTATCGGTGGGCAGTCTATGGATATTGTGCGGCACAAAGAGGAGTTAATGAGTTATGTGGAAAACGCAATAAGTGTATCTCCTGGTTTGCCAGTTCTCATAGACAAGTACATCGAAGGCAAAGAAGTGGAAGTGGACGCAGTATGCGATGGTGAGTATACGCTAATAGCGGGGATTATGGAGCATATTGATAGAGCCGGCATACATTCAGGAGACAGCTTTACTATGTATCCTTCAACCACTTTAAGTGTTGAGGAAAAAAATATTATAGTCGATTATACAAAGAAGATATCCAGAGCTCTACACGTAAAGGGTTTAGTCAATATTCAGTACGTATTAAAAGGGGGCAAGGTTTTTGTAATAGAGGTTAATCCCAGGGCATCCCGTACCGTTCCTATACTCAGTAAGGTTACGGGCATTCCCATGGTGAATATAGCTGTTAACGTGTCTTTAGGAAAGACTCTTAGGGAACTGGGTTATACTGACGGATTGTGGCCTGAACCAGATTACTGGGTTGTAAAAGCACCTGTTTTTTCTCACCAGAAGTTGGCAGGATCTGATTTGATTATGGGTCCTGAGATGAAGTCTACAGGGGAGGTATTGGGCATAGATATTAATTTTGCAGCTGCTCTTTACAAAGCTTTTAAAGGAGCCATGACAAGTTTTCCAGTTAATAAAAGGGTATTTATTTCTCTGAGTGATGATTTTAAGAAAGAGGCCTTGGACTTTATACCGGGGCTTGTTTCTATGGGATACAGTGTGATAGCGTCAAAAGATACATATAAGAGTTTGCAAAAGAGTGGAATAAAAGCTCAATGTATTGATGTAAAAAGGGAAGATGGGCTTAAAAGAGTTATAGATATGATAAGAGACAATGTTATAGACCTGGTCATTAATGCACCTACAAATGGGAAAGATGCCAGTACAGCAGGGTACAAACTCAGAAGAGCAGCCTTACAGTATGGTGTGCCATGCATCACATCCATGGATACGGCAAGGGCGTTTTGCTATGTCCTTAATAAAATGCAAAGGGGTGTGAATACAAGTTATTATTCTATGAGTGAATATGCTGATATAAGAAAAGTCACTATCAGGAAAGAGGCATAA